A single Crateriforma conspicua DNA region contains:
- a CDS encoding site-2 protease family protein yields the protein MHYNNQRKSLLPAMTPTSLGITPTMLLQQPAESPYDLRFQLFGFPIRVAWTFWIGAVVFGYGLADMVDQLFQDSSPGRFPLLLLWAVCLLVSIIIHELGHALAFRTLGIESSIVLYHFGGLAIPRSGPATGGGFEFAPVTRLSPSQDLFIAASGPLLQIASAMVLAVGLKAAGYGVAAFGIIPGFNRIEWLQEGQPLATVGMFSIALFYILPSVLWALFNLLPVYPLDGGRVARAIIQLAGGQIEQSLWLSLVVAVLMAVWGLQSGEIFITLLFASLAMGNYQMLQQYGGRF from the coding sequence ATGCACTACAACAATCAGCGAAAAAGTCTTCTGCCGGCGATGACGCCGACGTCTTTGGGAATCACACCGACAATGCTGCTGCAACAACCTGCCGAATCCCCCTACGACTTGCGATTCCAGCTGTTCGGATTTCCGATCCGCGTGGCGTGGACGTTTTGGATCGGAGCGGTCGTGTTTGGATACGGTTTGGCCGACATGGTCGACCAGTTGTTCCAAGATTCCAGCCCGGGCCGGTTTCCGCTGTTGTTGTTGTGGGCGGTGTGTTTGTTGGTTTCGATCATCATCCACGAACTGGGGCACGCGTTGGCGTTTCGGACGCTGGGCATTGAGTCATCGATCGTTCTGTATCACTTCGGCGGTTTAGCGATCCCACGCAGTGGCCCAGCCACCGGTGGCGGTTTTGAATTCGCTCCGGTGACTCGACTTTCGCCGTCCCAGGACCTGTTCATCGCCGCATCAGGGCCTTTGCTGCAGATCGCGTCGGCGATGGTTTTGGCGGTCGGTTTAAAGGCGGCCGGCTATGGCGTTGCGGCGTTTGGAATCATCCCCGGTTTCAACCGAATCGAATGGCTTCAAGAGGGCCAACCGCTGGCCACGGTGGGGATGTTTTCGATCGCGTTGTTCTACATTTTGCCCAGTGTTTTGTGGGCTCTATTCAACCTTTTGCCCGTCTATCCGTTGGACGGTGGACGCGTCGCGCGTGCGATCATTCAATTGGCCGGCGGTCAGATCGAACAGTCGCTGTGGTTAAGTCTGGTGGTGGCCGTTTTGATGGCAGTTTGGGGTCTGCAAAGCGGCGAGATTTTCATCACGCTGTTGTTCGCTTCGCTGGCCATGGGCAACTACCAGATGTTGCAGCAGTACGGCGGTCGTTTTTAG
- a CDS encoding helix-turn-helix domain-containing protein, protein MPNVTQLRSFAKLLTQHGLAMWVLDEDDRIALATDAVGDRLRCDSDELIGVRVTSVGNDDPLSRCAAHLTPPPGRGDTGLLIVPWSGPECPNAAHGLVECAAFLSWPTEPGRSLTIGWIGPSDRFPQYPSQTHHPSWQASIELQRHLRIWMDEDRRIHDPIIAGDSDAIRRMRRQLEIAGRIRDDTLITAPAGFPSERLAQRLHQLSTPAGSDDANQPAIEPMETIDGGLMDLELLEAVAAPLISHLTGEGRPIATVVLRGLEETPPDVQQRVDQWKDLFGQRLRLIAILDRRHKASADVIEPLMQRLCGLVIDVPSLADRPDDVPMVATALLESRRSGGNIIAERFNRDGQDALVRYPWPGDIGELDDAVRFAAGIGSQTVLTREHLPLAVRSYRPPSAEADAMGDIDLDATLHQIERRLIEEAVAAADGNRSEAARRLGISRARLLRRLESQSDGDTGAPKSDDDLSTPSE, encoded by the coding sequence TTGCCAAACGTTACGCAACTGCGTTCGTTCGCCAAGCTGTTGACCCAGCACGGCTTGGCGATGTGGGTCCTGGATGAAGATGACCGGATCGCCCTGGCGACCGACGCCGTCGGCGATCGTTTGCGGTGTGACAGCGACGAATTGATCGGCGTGCGCGTGACATCCGTCGGCAACGACGATCCCCTGTCGCGCTGTGCGGCTCATCTGACACCGCCGCCGGGTCGTGGCGATACCGGGTTGTTGATCGTGCCGTGGTCCGGCCCCGAATGTCCGAACGCGGCACACGGTCTGGTCGAATGTGCGGCCTTTCTTTCTTGGCCGACCGAACCGGGGCGATCGCTGACGATTGGTTGGATCGGGCCGTCGGATCGTTTTCCACAGTACCCGTCCCAGACGCACCATCCGTCGTGGCAAGCGTCGATTGAACTGCAACGCCATCTGCGGATCTGGATGGATGAAGATCGGCGGATCCACGACCCGATCATCGCCGGCGACAGTGATGCGATTCGACGCATGCGACGCCAATTGGAAATCGCCGGACGCATTCGCGATGACACGCTAATCACCGCGCCGGCGGGTTTTCCAAGCGAACGCCTGGCGCAGCGATTGCATCAGCTTTCAACACCCGCCGGTTCCGATGACGCGAACCAACCGGCGATCGAACCGATGGAAACCATCGACGGCGGCCTGATGGATTTGGAGTTGTTGGAGGCGGTTGCGGCCCCGTTGATCAGTCACCTGACCGGAGAGGGCCGACCGATCGCCACCGTCGTGCTTCGAGGTTTGGAAGAAACACCGCCCGACGTGCAACAGCGGGTGGATCAATGGAAAGATTTGTTCGGGCAACGTTTGCGATTGATCGCGATTTTGGATCGAAGGCACAAGGCATCCGCCGACGTCATTGAGCCTTTGATGCAGCGTTTGTGTGGATTGGTGATCGACGTTCCCTCTTTGGCCGATCGACCCGACGACGTCCCGATGGTTGCAACAGCTTTGCTGGAAAGCCGACGAAGTGGCGGCAACATCATTGCCGAACGCTTCAACCGTGATGGTCAAGATGCATTGGTCCGCTATCCCTGGCCAGGCGACATCGGTGAACTGGACGATGCGGTGCGTTTTGCTGCGGGCATCGGTTCACAGACCGTGCTGACCCGCGAACACTTGCCATTGGCGGTGCGTTCCTATCGTCCACCTTCGGCCGAAGCCGATGCGATGGGTGACATCGACTTGGACGCGACCCTTCATCAAATCGAACGGCGGTTGATCGAAGAAGCGGTTGCGGCGGCCGACGGAAACCGCAGTGAAGCCGCCAGGCGTCTGGGAATCAGCCGTGCACGTTTGCTGCGTCGTTTGGAAAGTCAGTCGGACGGTGATACCGGTGCACCCAAAAGCGACGACGACCTTTCCACCCCGAGTGAATGA
- a CDS encoding calmodulin-binding protein, with the protein MIRQIFIAAALAAAAFATIQPASAEPRAYGQAWGGGARPHDWNRFYHYPYVYYPQNFYGQDYYKSSDSLYHRYPSEMRIPVYNKRWHNFYPSNRRFHSGHHFILDTF; encoded by the coding sequence ATGATCCGTCAGATTTTCATTGCCGCCGCTTTAGCGGCCGCGGCTTTTGCCACCATTCAACCGGCCTCGGCCGAACCTCGTGCCTATGGTCAGGCTTGGGGTGGCGGCGCCAGACCGCATGACTGGAACCGCTTTTATCACTATCCGTACGTCTATTACCCGCAAAACTTTTACGGGCAAGACTACTACAAAAGCAGCGACAGCTTGTACCATCGTTATCCGTCTGAAATGCGGATCCCGGTGTACAACAAACGCTGGCACAACTTTTATCCCAGCAACCGCCGGTTCCACAGCGGACACCACTTCATCCTGGACACGTTCTAG
- a CDS encoding prolyl oligopeptidase family serine peptidase, with the protein MKFTFLRIVGVALIPSAILSAQPASKHLPQSSASAQSNMTLEYPETKTVDVVDDYHGRQVADPYRWLEDVESDETAAWVQAQNQLTQSYLSELPSRSKFRDSLERLWNYERFGLPHPVANNSESDAAKPQQYFFSHNDGLQDQSILYVARGPDSPRRVLIDPNQLSNDGTVALSSWVPSKDGRLVAYTLADGGSDWRTVKVRTVATGEDTDDVVRWVKFSGIAWLPDASGFFYARYDEPGDGEELTGTNENQQLFFHRLGTDQADDQLVYARPDHPQWGFSPEVTDDGRFLVVQNWKGTEPKTQIFIRRLNGDDPLRGEGDDLELLIGGFEADFEFVASVDDTLYFLTDDQAPRRRLIAVDANDPQREQWREVIAQHPRDVLQGVQLFGETFYADYLQDARSRVARYAIDGTVMDDLELPGVGSVGGLSGQQDATETFFSFTNYVTPSSIYRLDLTTGQTELWRSPDVDFAVQDYLTEQVFVTSRDGTRVPMIITRHRNSQLDGENQTLLYGYGGFNISLTPSYSPAIAAWLDAGGIYAVANLRGGGEYGRQWHEDGMRLKKQNVFDDFIASAEYLIDQGYTRSSKLGIRGGSNGGLLVGAVMTQRSDLFAACLPAVGVMDMLRYHKFTIGWAWATEYGSSDEEDQIDNLLSYSPLHNLKPGVCYPATLITTADRDDRVVPGHSFKFAAALQAAQGCDHPTLIRIETRAGHGAGTPVSKRIEEYADLWSFLDAATGGNDR; encoded by the coding sequence ATGAAATTTACTTTCCTGCGGATCGTCGGCGTGGCCTTGATCCCGTCGGCCATTTTGAGCGCGCAGCCTGCTTCGAAACATCTTCCACAATCGTCTGCTTCTGCACAAAGCAACATGACCTTGGAATACCCGGAAACCAAAACGGTCGACGTCGTCGATGATTATCACGGTCGCCAAGTGGCCGATCCTTACCGATGGCTCGAAGATGTCGAAAGTGATGAAACCGCCGCGTGGGTCCAGGCGCAAAACCAGTTAACCCAAAGTTACCTTTCCGAATTGCCGTCCCGGTCCAAGTTTCGTGATTCGTTGGAACGTCTGTGGAATTACGAGCGTTTCGGGTTGCCCCATCCAGTTGCCAACAACAGCGAATCTGATGCGGCAAAACCGCAACAGTATTTCTTTAGCCACAACGACGGCCTCCAGGATCAAAGCATTCTGTACGTTGCCCGGGGACCGGATTCGCCACGTCGTGTGCTGATCGATCCCAATCAACTTTCAAATGATGGGACCGTGGCGCTGTCGTCTTGGGTTCCCAGCAAAGACGGCCGGTTGGTCGCGTATACATTGGCCGATGGCGGCAGTGATTGGCGAACGGTTAAGGTTCGCACGGTGGCCACCGGCGAAGACACCGACGACGTTGTTCGGTGGGTCAAGTTCAGTGGCATTGCGTGGTTGCCCGATGCCAGCGGATTCTTTTACGCCCGCTACGACGAACCCGGCGATGGCGAAGAACTGACGGGCACCAACGAGAATCAACAACTGTTTTTTCATCGACTGGGCACCGACCAAGCAGACGACCAGCTGGTCTATGCACGCCCGGATCATCCGCAATGGGGCTTTTCGCCCGAGGTCACCGACGACGGACGTTTTCTGGTCGTGCAAAACTGGAAAGGGACCGAGCCGAAAACCCAAATCTTCATTCGTCGGTTGAACGGGGATGACCCGCTTCGCGGTGAAGGCGACGATCTGGAATTGCTGATTGGTGGTTTCGAAGCGGATTTTGAATTCGTCGCGTCGGTCGACGATACGCTTTACTTCTTGACCGACGATCAGGCCCCACGACGACGTCTGATCGCCGTTGATGCCAACGACCCGCAACGCGAACAGTGGCGTGAAGTCATCGCCCAACATCCGCGTGACGTGCTTCAAGGCGTCCAACTGTTCGGCGAAACGTTCTATGCGGACTATCTGCAAGACGCTCGATCGCGCGTGGCACGTTACGCCATCGATGGAACGGTCATGGACGATCTGGAATTGCCCGGCGTGGGCAGCGTTGGCGGACTGTCGGGGCAACAGGATGCGACCGAAACGTTCTTCAGCTTCACCAATTACGTGACGCCCAGCTCAATCTATCGGTTGGATCTGACCACCGGACAAACCGAACTTTGGCGATCGCCCGATGTCGATTTTGCGGTGCAGGACTACCTGACCGAACAAGTTTTTGTGACCAGTCGCGATGGCACCCGAGTGCCGATGATCATCACCCGGCATCGCAACAGTCAGCTTGATGGTGAAAACCAAACGTTGTTGTACGGCTATGGCGGCTTCAACATTTCACTGACGCCGTCCTATTCGCCGGCCATCGCCGCGTGGCTGGATGCGGGCGGCATTTACGCCGTGGCCAACTTGCGTGGTGGTGGGGAATATGGACGCCAATGGCACGAAGACGGCATGCGACTGAAGAAGCAGAACGTGTTCGATGATTTCATCGCGTCAGCCGAGTACTTGATCGATCAGGGTTACACCCGCTCGTCCAAGCTGGGGATCCGAGGTGGCAGCAACGGCGGGTTGCTGGTCGGTGCGGTCATGACCCAACGTTCCGATCTGTTCGCGGCTTGTTTGCCGGCGGTCGGTGTGATGGACATGCTGAGGTACCACAAATTCACCATCGGATGGGCGTGGGCGACCGAGTACGGCAGCAGTGATGAAGAAGACCAGATCGACAACCTGTTGTCGTATTCTCCCCTGCACAACTTGAAACCCGGCGTTTGTTATCCGGCGACGCTGATCACGACGGCTGATCGTGATGATCGCGTTGTTCCGGGGCACAGTTTCAAGTTTGCCGCGGCACTGCAAGCGGCCCAGGGTTGCGACCATCCGACACTGATCCGTATCGAAACGCGTGCCGGTCACGGTGCGGGGACGCCGGTCAGCAAGCGAATCGAAGAATACGCCGACCTGTGGTCGTTCTTGGACGCCGCGACCGGTGGAAACGATCGCTAA
- a CDS encoding Mrp/NBP35 family ATP-binding protein: MSEITLPSVQAILDQTLDPETGRAMGPLGQIQDVQVDDNKISYSLGITSCMWAIGDEVRDGINDRLTAAFPGAAINATIVPHERPPARIGQLGLRVKKVVLVGSGKGGVGKSTVAASLAVMLNQMGSRVGLMDADVYGPSVPHLLGLKGRPEVDADKKIRPIELRDGFPVMSMGFLVEPDQAVIWRGPMLHGSIQQFLRDTQWGELDYLIIDMPPGTGDIALTLSQSVPISGAVVVCTPQEVALLDAVKAINMFRKVNIPVAGMVENMSGFLCPDNGKTYDIFGRGGARDKAAQMDVPFLGGLPIDIRLREAGDEGRLHEVIADQPDAAAPIEQAARALVRHLASKAASEGVSTSLPTL; this comes from the coding sequence ATGTCCGAAATCACGCTTCCGTCCGTCCAAGCCATCTTGGATCAAACGCTTGACCCCGAAACCGGTCGCGCGATGGGACCGTTGGGTCAGATCCAAGACGTTCAGGTGGACGACAACAAGATCAGCTACAGCCTGGGCATCACGTCGTGCATGTGGGCGATCGGTGACGAGGTGCGTGACGGCATCAACGACCGATTGACGGCCGCGTTTCCCGGCGCCGCAATCAATGCAACGATCGTTCCCCATGAACGTCCACCGGCGCGAATTGGTCAATTGGGTCTGCGTGTTAAGAAAGTCGTGTTGGTCGGCAGCGGCAAGGGCGGTGTGGGGAAAAGCACCGTCGCCGCATCTTTGGCGGTCATGCTGAACCAAATGGGCAGTCGTGTCGGGTTGATGGATGCGGATGTCTATGGCCCCAGCGTGCCTCACTTGCTGGGACTAAAAGGACGTCCGGAGGTCGACGCGGACAAAAAGATTCGACCGATCGAATTGCGGGACGGATTCCCCGTCATGTCGATGGGCTTCTTGGTGGAACCCGACCAAGCGGTGATCTGGCGTGGCCCGATGTTGCACGGCAGCATTCAACAGTTCTTGCGTGACACCCAATGGGGCGAACTGGATTACCTGATCATCGACATGCCACCGGGTACCGGTGATATCGCGCTGACGTTGTCACAGTCGGTCCCGATCAGCGGCGCGGTCGTCGTTTGCACGCCGCAAGAAGTCGCTTTGTTGGATGCGGTCAAAGCCATCAACATGTTTCGCAAGGTCAACATCCCGGTTGCCGGCATGGTCGAAAACATGAGCGGCTTTCTGTGCCCGGATAACGGCAAGACCTACGACATTTTCGGCCGTGGTGGTGCACGTGACAAAGCTGCTCAGATGGACGTGCCGTTCTTGGGCGGGTTGCCGATCGACATTCGCTTGCGTGAAGCCGGCGACGAAGGCCGTTTGCATGAAGTGATTGCCGATCAACCTGATGCGGCGGCACCGATCGAACAGGCGGCACGTGCGTTGGTGCGGCATTTGGCGTCCAAGGCAGCGTCCGAGGGCGTATCGACCAGCCTTCCGACCTTGTAG